A genomic window from Flavobacterium azooxidireducens includes:
- a CDS encoding 3-oxoacyl-ACP synthase III family protein produces MYHSKITGLGFYVPENVVTNDDLSKIIETNDEWIQERTGIKERRHVQKGDGNTTTTMGVKAAKIAIERSGLSNDEIDFVVFATLSPDYYFPGPGVLVQKELGLRTVGALDIRNQCSGFVYALSIADQYIKTGMYKNILIIGSELHSYGLDMTTRGRGVSVIFGDGAGAAVVSREEDTTKGILSTHLHSEGQHAEELAVIAPGMGKRWVTDIIKDNDPNDESFFPYMNGQFVFKNAVVRFSEVINEGLQANNLTVSDINMLIPHQANLRISQFIQQKFKLADDQVYNNIQKYGNTTAASIPIALTEAWEQGKIKSGDLVVLAAFGSGFTWGSVIIRW; encoded by the coding sequence ATGTATCATTCAAAAATAACCGGATTAGGATTTTATGTTCCTGAAAATGTGGTAACTAATGACGATTTGTCTAAAATTATCGAAACCAATGATGAATGGATTCAGGAGCGAACCGGAATAAAAGAACGACGACATGTGCAAAAAGGGGATGGTAATACCACCACAACAATGGGTGTAAAAGCTGCTAAAATTGCCATCGAACGTTCTGGATTATCAAATGACGAGATAGATTTTGTTGTTTTTGCTACGTTGAGTCCCGATTATTATTTTCCTGGTCCGGGTGTGTTGGTTCAAAAAGAATTAGGGCTTCGAACAGTTGGAGCGTTAGACATCAGAAACCAATGCTCGGGGTTTGTATATGCTCTTTCCATTGCCGATCAATACATTAAAACCGGCATGTATAAAAATATTCTAATCATTGGTTCAGAGTTACATTCGTATGGTTTAGACATGACTACGCGAGGTCGTGGCGTTTCAGTAATTTTTGGCGATGGTGCCGGTGCAGCTGTAGTTTCACGTGAAGAAGATACAACCAAAGGAATTCTCTCCACCCATCTTCATTCCGAAGGTCAACATGCCGAAGAACTCGCCGTTATCGCTCCCGGAATGGGCAAACGATGGGTAACCGACATTATTAAAGATAACGATCCCAACGACGAAAGTTTCTTCCCGTACATGAACGGACAATTTGTGTTTAAAAATGCAGTTGTTCGCTTTAGCGAAGTAATTAACGAAGGATTGCAAGCCAATAACCTCACTGTTTCCGATATCAATATGTTGATTCCGCATCAAGCAAATTTGCGTATCTCGCAATTCATTCAACAAAAATTCAAATTAGCAGACGATCAAGTGTATAACAACATTCAGAAATACGGAAACACCACAGCTGCTTCCATTCCAATCGCCTTAACCGAAGCATGGGAACAAGGCAAAATAAAATCGGGAGATTTGGTTGTTTTGGCCGCATTTGGTAGTGGTTTCACTTGGGGAAGCGTGATTATTCGATGGTAA
- a CDS encoding SprT-like domain-containing protein: MKTSLKLLFLFIATILLFTSCDKDFYEDVELQKNNLESIDVKTITYDEFKRKLKSVENKPTVKMIMNNTNSIRHFARSGDDSEIEIFTDVIKEITSGTYKSYTMYIKTSDTIASKFYNLTLEEKEGNTAAFITKYSPTENWLNDKNQPFEGDIRTFRVIEPGPGGSIKFTHIDENVAGGSSYPFDCDGYVQTSIVLEPYQCGCGPEHWPWQTCECTNSHPGYTPNLYYECIPNNFGNPGTGNPGSGYSPGGSSPGSSQPGEPSNNSLTTIVGVPDMPRVSYLTEPLSLDARQNDYLIDNPAIEDQLGSYIDQNTINDVIDPAAMAFAIDLIDYVRTNFTNQNDALDYVISEIIVAQIDDSELDECTKGILNQLKNAENNCVSQMIRKLNESIPNSSKHTYKTIIKVEAPSLVNGQPAAGTANWQLLNGNPNPYNYIIKINPILVNNGTQLGIASTLLHEIIHVYFLSLIDDCHYKNECEQLEEFPYVWNYYLETCGYNGYSQHMQMATDYVSIVADTLKELFPNEPQQLYDDLGWSGLSETSIFQSLSTSEKVRIEAVNNAENWNVPSYNPSGQVIATPQGLPCE; encoded by the coding sequence ATGAAAACCAGTTTAAAATTACTATTCTTATTTATTGCAACAATTTTATTATTTACTTCTTGCGACAAAGATTTTTACGAAGATGTTGAGTTGCAGAAAAACAATTTAGAATCAATTGATGTAAAAACAATTACCTATGATGAGTTTAAAAGAAAACTAAAATCAGTAGAAAACAAGCCAACAGTAAAAATGATTATGAATAATACAAATTCAATACGTCATTTTGCAAGATCAGGCGATGATTCTGAAATTGAAATCTTTACAGATGTAATCAAAGAAATAACCTCAGGAACATACAAATCTTATACGATGTATATCAAGACATCGGACACGATAGCCAGTAAATTTTACAATCTTACTTTGGAAGAGAAAGAAGGAAACACCGCTGCATTTATTACAAAATATAGCCCTACTGAAAATTGGTTAAATGATAAAAACCAACCGTTTGAAGGTGACATTAGAACATTCCGAGTAATTGAACCAGGCCCTGGTGGTTCTATCAAGTTTACACACATTGATGAAAATGTAGCAGGAGGTTCAAGTTATCCATTTGATTGTGATGGTTATGTACAAACGTCAATAGTTTTAGAACCATATCAGTGTGGATGTGGACCCGAACATTGGCCATGGCAAACTTGTGAATGTACTAATAGTCATCCTGGATATACCCCTAATCTTTATTATGAATGTATTCCTAATAATTTCGGAAATCCAGGAACTGGAAATCCAGGGTCTGGCTATTCACCTGGAGGAAGTAGCCCTGGTTCATCTCAACCCGGCGAACCATCTAACAACTCACTAACAACAATTGTGGGTGTGCCAGATATGCCACGAGTGAGTTATTTAACAGAGCCGTTGTCATTAGATGCACGTCAAAATGATTATTTAATTGATAATCCTGCTATTGAAGATCAGTTGGGTAGTTATATAGATCAAAATACAATTAATGATGTAATCGATCCGGCGGCAATGGCATTTGCAATAGATTTAATAGACTATGTACGCACAAACTTTACAAACCAAAATGATGCACTAGACTACGTAATCTCAGAAATTATTGTAGCACAAATTGATGATAGTGAATTGGATGAGTGCACTAAAGGGATACTTAACCAGTTGAAGAACGCTGAAAATAATTGTGTTTCTCAAATGATTAGAAAATTAAATGAGAGCATTCCTAATAGCAGTAAACATACTTACAAAACAATTATTAAAGTAGAAGCACCAAGCTTAGTTAATGGACAGCCAGCTGCTGGAACAGCTAATTGGCAGCTGTTAAATGGTAATCCAAATCCTTATAATTATATAATTAAAATTAATCCTATTCTTGTAAATAATGGAACTCAATTAGGGATTGCTTCAACTCTTTTACACGAAATTATTCACGTTTACTTTTTAAGTTTAATAGATGATTGTCATTATAAAAACGAATGTGAACAATTAGAGGAATTTCCGTATGTTTGGAATTATTACCTAGAGACATGTGGTTATAATGGATATTCGCAACATATGCAAATGGCGACTGATTATGTATCTATTGTTGCTGATACTTTAAAAGAACTATTTCCAAATGAACCACAACAATTGTATGATGATTTGGGTTGGTCGGGGTTATCTGAAACATCAATTTTTCAGTCTTTATCAACTTCTGAAAAAGTTAGAATAGAGGCAGTAAATAATGCAGAAAATTGGAATGTACCGAGTTACAATCCAAGTGGACAAGTAATAGCAACACCACAAGGATTACCTTGTGAGTAA
- a CDS encoding outer membrane beta-barrel family protein, which yields MKIKFTLMLFVCAVTSVFAQTATINGKVLDKSNNSSIPYATIVIKMGENVITGGITDEKGEFSIDKIAYGNYDFEAQFIGYKSHSSKIIVKTKNLNVGTIYLSEDAMSLTEVEVVGERTTMEQKIDRKVINVGPDLINAGPTASDILNNIPSVSVDSQNNTVTLRGNPNVQIFIDGKPSQMSASQALQQIPSTSIKQIELITNPSAKYNPEGMSGIINIILKKNSNLGFNGSINAGTNFGVTPKANASLDLNYRVNKFNFYTTYSLNHGKWNNKGFINTTDALDADNSNRSEFVINNFNKNHFVKAGIDFYLNEKNTISFFTNQNMNNSEGDFYNKIDYFSGVNPTIVQNNIALNESRNQVYNLGYKYEFEKPQKTFDVELNYNRNDRPEDSVFLDGNNNLLQTNQIETLGQNVIVNVDFVNPLNDKTKLELGLESRFDGTDNTFDRDYAYFSDFDYKRSIQSAYANYGKQLDKWSYQVGMRLESFQVEANFRRVDENPGQFKDDILTVYPSAFLSYVPTEKNTFNLSYSRRVDRPNLGQVNPIRNWSSPTIDQEGNPNLEPQFTNSVELNYTRITKIGAITSGVFFRYINDPINQVFIQSPYDENKKLMTFDNFESTTEYGIEASGNLNLKKWWSVNYGADVYFRNATGVVEDINRNLVEKTVLSTPFNARMNHTFKANKKLNFTWFAMYRGGVEDIQFSNKVMWKTDIAARYSILNNQGSISLRVNDIFNTMRARFYGENPDVTTGQFRWESRMVNVNFNYRFGSGKNKALQRKQRDQNETQGGGMF from the coding sequence ATGAAAATCAAATTTACTTTAATGTTATTTGTTTGTGCCGTCACTTCAGTATTTGCACAGACAGCCACCATTAACGGAAAAGTTTTAGACAAATCCAACAACTCTTCTATCCCCTACGCTACCATTGTTATAAAAATGGGAGAAAACGTTATCACAGGAGGAATTACCGATGAAAAAGGTGAATTTTCTATTGATAAAATTGCCTACGGAAATTATGATTTTGAAGCACAATTTATTGGCTATAAATCACATTCTTCCAAAATTATTGTGAAAACAAAAAACTTAAATGTGGGAACAATTTATTTATCAGAAGATGCTATGTCACTCACAGAAGTTGAAGTAGTAGGCGAACGCACCACTATGGAACAAAAAATAGACCGAAAAGTAATCAATGTTGGTCCAGACTTAATTAATGCCGGTCCCACAGCATCCGATATTTTAAATAACATTCCGTCTGTGAGTGTTGACTCTCAAAACAATACTGTAACCTTACGAGGAAATCCGAATGTGCAGATATTTATTGACGGAAAGCCTTCTCAAATGTCTGCTTCCCAAGCATTACAGCAGATTCCATCTACTTCGATTAAGCAAATTGAATTGATTACCAATCCTTCGGCTAAATATAATCCGGAAGGAATGAGTGGAATTATCAATATTATTTTAAAGAAAAATTCGAATTTGGGTTTTAATGGAAGTATTAATGCCGGAACAAATTTTGGTGTAACGCCAAAAGCAAATGCTTCTTTGGATTTGAATTACCGTGTAAATAAATTTAATTTTTATACCACCTATTCGCTTAATCACGGAAAATGGAATAACAAAGGTTTTATTAATACAACCGATGCGTTGGATGCAGATAATTCTAATCGCTCAGAATTTGTGATTAACAATTTCAATAAAAATCATTTTGTAAAAGCCGGTATCGATTTCTATTTGAATGAAAAAAATACAATTTCGTTCTTCACTAATCAAAATATGAATAATTCTGAAGGAGATTTTTATAACAAAATTGATTATTTCTCAGGAGTTAATCCAACCATTGTTCAAAACAATATAGCATTAAATGAAAGCAGAAATCAAGTCTATAATTTAGGTTATAAATATGAATTTGAAAAACCTCAAAAAACATTTGACGTAGAACTTAATTACAACCGCAACGACAGACCGGAAGACAGTGTGTTTTTGGATGGCAACAATAATCTATTACAAACAAACCAAATTGAAACATTGGGTCAAAACGTAATTGTGAATGTTGATTTTGTAAATCCGCTAAACGACAAAACCAAATTAGAACTAGGTTTAGAAAGCCGTTTTGACGGAACAGACAATACTTTTGACCGCGATTACGCCTATTTCTCCGATTTTGATTATAAAAGAAGTATTCAAAGTGCTTATGCCAATTACGGAAAACAATTAGACAAATGGAGCTATCAAGTGGGTATGCGTTTAGAAAGTTTTCAGGTAGAAGCAAATTTTAGAAGAGTGGATGAAAATCCGGGACAATTTAAAGATGATATTTTAACGGTATATCCTTCTGCGTTTTTATCGTATGTTCCAACAGAAAAAAACACGTTTAATTTAAGTTATTCCAGAAGAGTTGACCGTCCTAATTTAGGTCAAGTGAACCCTATTAGAAATTGGAGTAGCCCAACGATTGATCAAGAAGGAAATCCGAACTTAGAGCCGCAATTTACAAATTCTGTTGAGTTGAATTATACGCGTATAACAAAAATTGGAGCCATTACCTCCGGTGTGTTTTTTAGATATATTAACGACCCGATTAATCAAGTATTTATTCAGAGTCCGTATGATGAAAACAAAAAGTTAATGACTTTTGACAACTTTGAAAGCACAACAGAATATGGTATTGAGGCTTCTGGTAATTTGAATTTAAAAAAATGGTGGAGTGTGAATTATGGTGCAGATGTTTATTTTAGAAATGCTACGGGCGTTGTGGAGGATATTAATAGAAATTTAGTTGAAAAAACGGTTTTATCCACTCCGTTTAATGCTAGAATGAATCACACTTTTAAAGCGAATAAAAAATTAAACTTTACTTGGTTTGCTATGTACAGAGGTGGTGTAGAAGATATTCAGTTTAGCAACAAAGTAATGTGGAAAACCGACATAGCCGCTCGTTATTCTATTTTGAATAATCAAGGCTCAATAAGTTTGCGTGTAAACGATATTTTTAACACGATGAGAGCTCGTTTTTACGGCGAAAATCCGGATGTAACTACCGGACAGTTTAGATGGGAAAGCCGAATGGTTAACGTGAATTTCAACTACCGTTTTGGTTCCGGAAAAAACAAAGCGTTGCAACGCAAACAACGTGATCAGAACGAAACGCAAGGTGGCGGAATGTTTTAA
- a CDS encoding T9SS type B sorting domain-containing protein translates to MKTKLLYLLLLIPLVGISQAITVNTTTHTVPELVSNVLLNSPCLSVTNVNWRTGTNFGSSNGIGYFENSNPNFPMQSGVILSTGNVMNAVGPNNNQQDNGSNAWGGDNDLENILADAGISMTSVNATVLEFEFTALSPYFDFDFLFASEEYGNFQCLFSDAFAFLLTNLNTGVTTNLAVVPGTNTPISVVTIRDFLYNSGCPSENPTYFGSFNGGANAGASATNFNGQTVVMNASATLVPNTQYKIKLVIADRIAPQADSAIFLSANSFNIGQNVLGNDLTIANNTALCNGESYVIQSGLNPAEYTFEWRRNGSILPSETSANLTITQPGTYQISYSNILFPCQTVTDSVVIQYNSELSIPNPIAILKCDSGLPTYTFNLGINTPIVTAGISGGTTVTYHTTLDHATNSTNPLPLSYASAGNETIYVRVQRNNTSCFAIKSFELLVTPAPIAHQPQDYVACALITSPTRGRFVFNTLIDTILNGQSSAHNQVTFHTTEANANNDASPLNINAYNSIPRTIYVRVQNTSDSSCYSVTSFNLIVANLPVVDVLEDVIVCDSYILQELVNGLYYTGPNGTGTQKFAGDVITETQRIYIYRLGEEVPVCPNQSSFMVTIIDPNDISLGGGTYCGGFALMGVPFGGYYSEPNGGGTEINPGTLITTSQTVYYYFISTEPPFCSISIGIDLVIIPNPIVDTLPNVFDCTSYTLPTLINGNYYDAPNGGGNQIAAGTVITETTTLYIYNQNGICNNQSTFTVYIGLEAPESTTVCVRYTLPSLPIGGYFTGPNGTGTQIPAGTHITTSQTIYVYAQSQSLPNCTDNLNFTVTVTLPEIQVPDVTTACGIYYLPEIPLGNYFTGPNGTGTPLAVGHAIDSSRTIHIYLNNANGCQNSESFQVTVIAVPQIDSRADIDGCNQYVLTNIDNGNYFTGPNGTGEMLQGGHIITSSQLIYIFAEANGCTAETSFQINVYEFQADSLPNVTVCDKFVLPALTGTNRYYTDVNGPHGFGTEIAPGTEIVTSQTIHIYNENQIRPGFYCQDQTNFDVIVNVTPIVPAIANVNVCNSYVLPTLTVGNYFTEPNGGGTQIAEGTELTETQTLYVYAETATNPNCFDQESFTVTIFNVDELDDVTICSSYVLPTLTTGRFYNGPNGTGGQLAVGSSITTSQTVYIYAQSGFSPNCSDESSFEVTIIPTPVANAVPAVNRTVCDEDGTNDGVTNFTLSDLNSFVLGTQTGTEFTVAYYPTLADATAGTNEITDTTLQTVYVRVNNTLAPDCFDILPISIIVHKIPEPTPVGGIVCVESETGNLLNPFTIVSGLSSSTHTFEWYLDTTLIANATGSTLQVSAPGIYSVIATSNATGCSSEPTQVEVLASEPAAIDFTVSMAFSSTNSITINATGVGGNYEYSLDGGAFQDSPTFDNVSSGTHIVTVRDKNGCGSVTDEVLVINYPKFFTPNGDGYNETWNIVDLEEQLNAVIFIYDRYGKLLSQIYPSKNGWDGFYNGAAMPSTDYWFTVSYEENNQTKEFKSHFSLKR, encoded by the coding sequence ATGAAAACGAAATTACTTTATTTACTGTTGCTAATTCCATTAGTAGGAATTTCTCAAGCCATTACAGTAAACACTACCACTCACACCGTGCCGGAATTAGTAAGCAACGTACTTTTAAACTCGCCATGCCTATCTGTGACAAATGTGAACTGGAGAACGGGTACAAACTTTGGATCTTCCAACGGAATTGGTTACTTTGAAAACAGTAATCCAAATTTTCCAATGCAAAGTGGTGTTATTCTGAGTACCGGTAATGTTATGAATGCAGTTGGTCCCAACAACAACCAACAAGATAATGGATCGAATGCATGGGGCGGAGATAATGATTTAGAAAACATATTGGCAGATGCGGGTATTTCGATGACATCTGTAAACGCAACTGTTTTAGAATTTGAATTTACAGCCTTATCGCCTTATTTCGATTTTGATTTTCTATTTGCTTCAGAAGAATATGGTAATTTTCAATGTTTGTTTTCTGATGCTTTTGCTTTTTTATTGACAAATTTAAATACAGGCGTTACTACAAATTTAGCTGTTGTTCCCGGAACAAACACGCCTATTTCTGTTGTAACCATTAGAGACTTTTTATATAACTCTGGATGTCCATCTGAAAATCCAACTTATTTTGGATCGTTTAACGGTGGTGCTAATGCAGGAGCTTCTGCAACAAATTTTAATGGACAAACAGTTGTGATGAATGCATCTGCAACTTTAGTTCCAAACACACAATATAAAATTAAATTGGTTATTGCAGATCGAATTGCTCCACAGGCAGATTCTGCGATTTTTTTATCAGCTAATAGTTTTAATATAGGTCAGAACGTTTTAGGGAACGATTTAACTATTGCAAATAATACAGCATTGTGTAACGGTGAAAGTTATGTTATTCAAAGTGGATTAAATCCTGCTGAATACACTTTTGAATGGAGAAGAAATGGATCCATTTTACCTTCTGAAACTAGTGCTAATTTAACTATTACTCAACCGGGAACTTATCAAATAAGTTATTCGAATATTTTATTTCCATGTCAAACGGTAACAGACAGTGTTGTTATTCAATATAATTCAGAATTAAGTATTCCTAATCCGATTGCTATTTTAAAATGTGATTCAGGCTTACCAACTTACACTTTTAATTTAGGAATAAATACTCCAATAGTAACAGCTGGCATAAGCGGAGGAACAACCGTTACTTATCATACAACTTTGGATCATGCAACTAATTCAACCAACCCGTTACCATTATCTTATGCAAGTGCTGGAAATGAAACTATTTATGTAAGAGTTCAAAGAAATAATACATCTTGTTTTGCTATAAAATCATTTGAATTATTGGTTACACCAGCTCCTATTGCTCATCAACCACAAGATTATGTTGCTTGTGCTCTAATTACAAGCCCTACCAGAGGACGATTTGTATTTAACACACTTATAGATACGATTTTAAATGGGCAATCATCAGCACACAATCAAGTAACTTTTCATACAACAGAAGCCAATGCAAATAACGATGCTAGTCCGTTAAATATTAATGCATATAATTCAATTCCAAGAACAATTTATGTGCGTGTACAAAACACGAGTGATTCAAGCTGTTATAGTGTTACTTCATTCAACTTAATAGTTGCCAATCTTCCAGTGGTAGATGTGTTAGAAGATGTAATTGTTTGTGACAGTTATATTCTACAAGAGCTTGTGAATGGTTTATACTACACTGGTCCAAACGGAACCGGAACGCAAAAATTTGCGGGTGATGTTATTACAGAAACACAACGAATCTATATTTATCGTTTGGGAGAAGAAGTACCGGTTTGTCCTAACCAAAGTAGTTTCATGGTAACCATCATTGATCCTAATGATATTTCGTTAGGTGGTGGTACATATTGTGGAGGTTTTGCTTTAATGGGAGTTCCTTTTGGAGGGTATTATAGCGAACCTAACGGAGGCGGCACAGAAATAAACCCAGGAACATTGATTACAACATCTCAAACAGTTTATTATTATTTTATTTCTACAGAACCACCATTTTGTTCGATAAGTATTGGAATAGATTTAGTAATAATTCCAAATCCAATTGTAGACACATTGCCAAATGTATTTGATTGTACGTCCTACACGTTACCCACATTAATAAACGGTAACTATTATGATGCACCCAATGGCGGAGGTAATCAAATTGCTGCTGGAACAGTAATTACAGAAACAACAACATTATATATTTATAATCAAAACGGAATTTGTAATAACCAATCTACCTTTACTGTTTACATAGGATTAGAAGCACCTGAATCAACTACAGTATGTGTTCGTTATACATTGCCAAGTTTACCAATTGGTGGCTATTTCACAGGACCAAATGGAACGGGAACTCAAATTCCTGCCGGAACGCATATTACAACATCACAAACAATTTATGTTTATGCACAAAGTCAATCATTACCAAATTGTACGGATAACTTAAATTTTACAGTAACCGTTACACTACCTGAAATTCAAGTTCCGGATGTAACTACGGCTTGTGGAATATATTATTTACCTGAAATACCATTAGGAAATTATTTCACCGGACCAAACGGAACAGGAACGCCATTGGCTGTTGGTCATGCAATAGATTCATCAAGAACAATACACATTTATTTGAATAACGCAAATGGATGTCAGAATTCAGAAAGTTTTCAAGTAACTGTGATAGCTGTGCCGCAAATAGATTCAAGAGCAGATATTGATGGATGTAATCAATATGTTTTAACCAATATTGATAATGGTAATTATTTTACAGGTCCTAATGGAACAGGAGAAATGCTTCAAGGTGGCCATATAATTACAAGCTCACAGCTTATATACATTTTTGCTGAAGCAAATGGATGTACAGCAGAAACAAGTTTCCAAATTAATGTTTATGAATTTCAAGCTGATAGTTTGCCTAATGTAACGGTGTGTGATAAATTTGTTTTACCTGCCTTAACAGGAACTAACAGGTATTATACAGACGTTAACGGCCCTCATGGTTTTGGAACTGAAATAGCTCCTGGAACAGAAATTGTTACATCACAAACAATTCATATTTATAACGAAAATCAAATTAGACCTGGTTTTTATTGTCAAGATCAAACTAATTTTGACGTAATTGTAAACGTGACACCGATTGTGCCAGCAATAGCAAATGTGAATGTTTGTAATTCATATGTTTTACCTACACTTACTGTTGGAAATTATTTCACCGAACCAAATGGTGGGGGAACACAAATTGCAGAAGGAACAGAATTAACTGAAACACAAACTTTGTATGTTTATGCTGAAACGGCTACAAATCCAAATTGTTTTGACCAAGAAAGTTTTACAGTTACCATCTTTAATGTAGATGAATTAGATGATGTGACTATCTGTTCAAGCTATGTTTTACCAACTTTAACAACCGGAAGGTTTTATAACGGACCAAATGGAACGGGCGGTCAATTAGCTGTTGGAAGTTCAATAACAACTTCTCAAACGGTTTATATTTATGCTCAATCAGGATTTTCTCCTAATTGTTCAGACGAAAGTTCTTTTGAAGTAACTATCATTCCAACTCCTGTTGCAAATGCAGTTCCGGCTGTAAATAGAACAGTTTGTGATGAAGATGGAACAAATGATGGCGTTACTAATTTTACACTTAGTGACTTAAACAGTTTCGTTTTGGGAACTCAAACAGGAACAGAATTTACAGTTGCTTATTATCCAACCTTAGCTGATGCAACAGCTGGTACAAACGAAATAACTGATACCACATTACAAACCGTTTATGTGCGAGTGAACAACACACTTGCTCCAGACTGTTTTGATATACTTCCTATCTCAATTATTGTGCACAAAATTCCGGAACCAACTCCGGTAGGTGGAATTGTTTGTGTGGAAAGTGAAACAGGTAATTTATTGAATCCTTTTACAATTGTGAGTGGATTATCATCTTCAACGCACACCTTTGAATGGTATTTAGATACTACTTTAATTGCAAATGCAACAGGAAGTACACTTCAAGTTTCAGCTCCGGGAATCTATAGTGTGATTGCCACAAGCAATGCCACAGGTTGTTCATCTGAGCCAACTCAGGTTGAAGTTTTAGCTTCTGAACCGGCTGCAATTGATTTTACTGTTAGTATGGCGTTTAGCTCTACCAATTCCATTACAATTAATGCAACGGGTGTTGGTGGAAATTATGAATATTCATTAGATGGTGGTGCGTTTCAAGATAGCCCAACTTTTGATAATGTTTCTTCCGGAACACACATAGTTACCGTGCGTGATAAAAATGGTTGTGGTAGTGTAACAGACGAAGTATTAGTGATAAATTATCCTAAATTCTTTACACCGAACGGAGATGGATATAACGAAACTTGGAATATTGTTGATTTAGAAGAACAATTAAATGCAGTGATTTTTATTTATGATCGTTACGGAAAATTGCTTTCACAAATCTACCCTTCTAAAAATGGATGGGACGGATTTTATAACGGAGCTGCTATGCCTTCAACTGATTACTGGTTTACTGTGAGCTATGAAGAAAATAATCAAACCAAAGAATTTAAATCTCACTTTTCATTAAAGAGATAG